From a single Sorghum bicolor cultivar BTx623 chromosome 5, Sorghum_bicolor_NCBIv3, whole genome shotgun sequence genomic region:
- the LOC8086016 gene encoding myb-related protein MYBAS1, whose product MVTVREEMRKGPWTEQEDMQLVCTVRLFGDRRWDFIAQVSGLNRTGKSCRLRWVNYLHPGLKHGRMSPQEERLIIELHARWGNRWSRIARRLPGRTDNEIKNYWRTHMRKKAQERKMSMSSPSSSCSSLTYQACHLDTVPVIGMSSGDTHNGGCVTSALENTQSVMDGYPMDQIWKEIEAPQAPALLGIAEGKEKTCSSIPCHLPSSAMWDYKYPEVFWKMEDQEIMM is encoded by the exons ATGGTGACTGTGAGAGAGGAGATGCGTAAAGGGCCATGGACAGAGCAGGAGGACATGCAACTGGTATGCACTGTCCGCCTCTTTGGTGACCGTCGTTGGGACTTCATTGCCCAAGTCTCAG GCCTCAACAGGACAGGAAAGAGCTGCCGCCTGCGGTGGGTGAACTACCTTCATCCTGGCCTCAAGCATGGCCGCATGTCACCACAAGAAGAACGCCTTATTATTGAGCTCCATGCTCGGTGGGGGAACAG GTGGTCTAGGATAGCACGGAGGCTGCCAGGGCGTACAGACAACGAGATCAAGAACTACTGGAGAACACACATGAGAAAGAAAGCACAGGAGAGGAAGATGAGCATGTCATCACCTTCATCCTCATGCTCCTCACTGACATACCAAGCCTGCCATCTTGACACTGTTCCAGTCATTGGGATGAGCAGTGGTGACACTCACAATGGTGGCTGCGTCACCAGCGCCCTCGAGAACACACAGAGTGTCATGGATGGATATCCCATGGACCAGATATGGAAGGAGATTGAGGCACCTCAGGCACCTGCCTTGCTGGGTATTGCTGAAGGGAAAGAGAAGACATGCAGCAGTATCCCCTGTCATCTACCATCATCTGCTATGTGGGACTACAAATATCCTGAGGTATTCTGGAAGATGGAAGATCAAGAAATCATGATGTGA
- the LOC8086017 gene encoding xylanase inhibitor protein 1 — MGFAAALLSVAIISLLAAAPAAAQGKTGQVTVFWGRHKDEGSLREACDSGLYSMVIMSFLDVYGGSYYHYHLDLSGHSTAGMGAAIKRCQFLGVPVSISIGGFGGAYSLPTNASALALFDHLWNTYFGGSLNDDTRRRPFGDAWLDGVDMFLDHATPAEHYSTLALELAKHNIRAGDGKLLHLTATPRCGFPDARVKEALDTGIFERVHVRFYDDPDCAAGFSAVEWRKWTAAYPFTKFYVGLPASPQAARSGFTEPGALRRTVLPVAQTAANYGGVMVWDRYFDKRSNYSGSIKSWV; from the coding sequence ATGGGGTTCGCGGCGGCGCTTCTCTCCGTCGCGATCATCagcctcctcgccgccgccccGGCCGCCGCGCAGGGGAAGACCGGGCAGGTGACGGTGTTCTGGGGGCGGCACAAGGACGAGGGCTCACTCCGAGAAGCCTGCGACTCCGGCCTGTACAGCATGGTCATCATGTCCTTCCTCGACGTCTACGGCGGCAGCTACTACCACTACCACCTGGACCTATCCGGCCACTCGACCGCCGGCATGGGCGCGGCCATCAAGCGGTGCCAGTTCCTGGGCGTCCCCGTCTCCATCTCCATCGGCGGCTTCGGCGGCGCCTACTCCCTCCCCACCAACGCGTCGGCGCTGGCGCTCTTCGACCACCTCTGGAACACCTACTTCGGCGGCAGCCTTAACGACGACACCCGCCGCCGGCCGTTCGGCGACGCGTGGCTGGACGGCGTCGACATGTTCCTGGACCACGCCACCCCCGCCGAGCACTACAGCACGCTGGCGCTGGAGCTCGCCAAGCACAACATCCGCGCCGGCGACGGCAAGCTGCTGCACCTCACGGCGACGCCGCGCTGCGGGTTCCCTGACGCCCGCGTCAAGGAGGCGCTCGACACGGGCATCTTTGAGCGCGTCCATGTCAGGTTCTACGACGATCCGGACTGCGCCGCCGGGTTCAGCGCCGTGGAGTGGCGCAAGTGGACGGCGGCGTACCCGTTCACCAAGTTCTACGTCGGCTTGCCGGCGTCGCCGCAGGCGGCTAGGAGTGGGTTCACGGAGCCTGGGGCGCTGCGGAGGACGGTGCTCCCCGTGGCGCAGACGGCGGCCAACTACGGCGGCGTGATGGTCTGGGATAGGTACTTCGACAAGCGCAGCAACtacagcggcagcatcaagagCTGGGTTTGA
- the LOC8086018 gene encoding uncharacterized protein LOC8086018 — MEEAENGVRKLPPSPTTENGVRNRSPTRDPGNGRRKLSPSPTRSSAPEQRKPSASPPPPRVPKWLILDRIVHRSSRRHCGVVKDDATASALAQDCAGRPVRASLRIADPPAVSRLYLHLTGRPAISYREPTAIAAHRNSILFRLTAPFEDPMWWHDRFSFPIDYFVYSCRSSSPPSLTLLPPCFDGGHINPQLDKLCTPYRRQRQRTMLPEDMGILCHGDQGEFTVAELLFSKPYEIELCLLHNPPPAGSSMEWKVKKVQIPPDMKISTYSWMTDAVFPIGTCLCWVDNYQGMLAIDVLTDSNSNPDHQQWLRYIPLPKNALKSQRLYKDAGEPDPLRSVCVTNTGIIKLVCILTECPPFTLKAWTLDDIHEGRWTMDLSNTMGAEEFFCLLGTGHSCLPQVQPSFPLVSLVDPDVICFLLKDKDRGLFWMIDVNIKYKKLLSSALYISEQEEEDGYPPKRGRRNNFFGHCFIRSKFSSYLSENAITSRDLSEKMQKTKEGRVTQKS; from the exons ATGGAAGAAGCAGAGAACGGCGTGAGGAAGCTACCTCCTTCTCCGACGACGGAGAACGGCGTGAGGAACCGCTCCCCGACGCGCGACCCTGGCAACGGCAGGAGGAAGCTATCTCCGTCTCCGACGAGGTCGTCCGCCCCGGAGCAGAGGAAGCCCTCTGcctcgcctccgccgccgcgcgtcCCCAAGTGGCTGATCCTCGACCGCATCGTCCACCGGAGCAGCAGGAGGCATTGCGGGGTCGTCAAGGACGACGCCACGGCCTCGGCGCTGGCCCAAGACTGCGCCGGCCGCCCCGTCCGCGCCTCCCTCAGGATCGCCGACCCTCCCGCGGTCTCCCGTCTCTACCTCCACCTGACTGGCAGGCCGGCGATCAGCTACCGGGAGCCCACGGCCATCGCCGCCCACCGCAACTCCATTCTCTTCCGGCTGACTGCCCCCTTCGAGGATCCTATGTGGTGGCACGACCGCTTCTCCTTCCCCATCGACTACTTCGTCTACTCCTGCCGCTCATCTTCACCGCCTTCACTCACCCTGCTTCCACCCTGCTTCGACGGTGGCCACATCAACCCCCAGCTTGATAAGCTCTGCACACCATATCGGCGACAGCGACAGCGCACCATGTTGCCTGAAGATATGGGTATCCTCTGCCATGGCGACCAAGGCGAGTTCACGGTGGCAGAACTCTTGTTTTCCAAGCCCTATGAGATTGAGCTATGCCTGCTGCACAATCCACCTCCTGCAGGATCTTCAATGGAATGGAAGGTTAAGAAGGTGCAGATCCCTCCTGACATGAAGATAAGCACCTACTCGTGGATGACTGACGCCGTCTTCCCCATTGGTACATGCTTGTGCTGGGTCGACAACTACCAGGGCATGCTGGCCATTGATGTCCTCACTGACAGCAACAGCAACCCAGATCATCAGCAATGGCTCCGTTACATCCCTCTGCCTAAAAACGCTTTGAAGTCTCAGCGCCTGTACAAGGATGCAGGCGAACCTGATCCGTTGCGCTCTGTCTGTGTCACTAATACTGGCATCATTAAGCTTGTCTGTATTCTTACCGAATGTCCTCCTTTCACCTTAAAAGCATGGACTTTGGATGACATCCATGAAGGCAGATGGACAATGGATCTCAGCAACACCATGGGAGCAGAGGAGTTCTTCTGTCTTCTTGGCACTGGCCACAGTTGCCTTCCACAGGTACAGCCAAGTTTTCCTTTGGTTAGCTTGGTTGATCCAGATGTTATCTGCTTCCTGCTCAAGGACAAGGACCGTGGCCTTTTCTGGATGATTGATGTCAACATCAAGTACAAGAAGCTGCTGTCAAGCGCCCTCTATATCAGTGAACAGGAAGAAGAAGATGGATACCCCCCTAAAAGGGGCCGCAGGAACAATTTCTTTGGTCATTGCTTCATCCGCAGCAAGTTCTCCTCTTACTTGAGTGAGAATGCCATCACAAG TCGGGACCTAAGTGAAAAGATGCAGAAGACAAAAGAGGGTAGAGTGACGCAGAAGAGTTGA
- the LOC8076349 gene encoding uncharacterized protein LOC8076349: MENCSPTRASSNGVGKLPPSPTRENGVTNRSPTRDPGNGRRKLSPSPTRSSDPEQRKPSASPPPPRVPKWLILDRIVHRSSRRHCGVVKDDATASALAQDCAARPVRASLRIADPPAVSRLYLHLTGRPAISFQEPTAIAAHRNSILFRLTAPFEDPMWWHDRFSFPIDYFVYSCRSSSPPSLTLLPPCFDGGHINPQLDKLCTPYRRQRQRTMLPEDMGILCHGDQGEFTVAELLFSKPYEIELCLLHNPPPAGSSMEWKVKKVQIPPDTKISTYSWMTDAVFPIGTCLCWVDNYQGMLAIDVLTDSNSNPDHQQCLRCIPLPKKALKSQRLYKDAGEPDPLRSVCVTDTGIIKLVCILTECPTFTIKAWTLDDIHEGRWTMDLSNTMGAEEFFRLLGTGHSCLPQVQPSFPLVSLVDPDVICFLLKDKDRGLFWMIYVNMKYKKLLSSALYISEQEEEDGYPPKRGRRNNFFGHCFIRSKFSSYLSENAITSRDLSEKMQKTKEARVTQKS; the protein is encoded by the exons ATGGAGAACTGCTCTCCGACGCGCGCCTCCAGCAACGGCGTGGGCAAGCTACCTCCTTCTCCGACGAGGGAGAACGGCGTGACGAACCGTTCCCCGACGCGCGACCCTGGCAACGGCAGGAGGAAGCTATCTCCGTCTCCGACGAGGTCGTCCGACCCGGAGCAGAGGAAGCCCTCTGcctcgcctccgccgccgcgcgtcCCCAAGTGGCTGATCCTCGACCGCATCGTCCACCGGAGCAGCAGGAGGCATTGCGGGGTCGTCAAAGACGACGCCACGGCCTCGGCGCTGGCCCAAGACTGCGCCGCCCGCCCTGTCCGCGCCTCCCTCAGGATCGCCGACCCTCCCGCAGTCTCCCGTCTCTACCTCCACCTGACTGGCAGGCCGGCGATCAGCTTCCAGGAGCCCACCGCCATCGCCGCCCACCGCAACTCCATTCTCTTCCGGCTTACTGCCCCCTTCGAGGATCCTATGTGGTGGCACGACCGCTTCTCCTTCCCCATCGACTACTTCGTCTACTCCTGCCGCTCATCTTCACCGCCTTCACTCACCCTGCTTCCACCCTGCTTCGACGGTGGCCACATCAACCCCCAGCTTGATAAGCTCTGCACACCATATCGGCGACAGCGACAGCGCACCATGTTGCCTGAAGATATGGGTATCCTCTGCCATGGCGACCAAGGCGAGTTCACGGTGGCAGAACTCTTGTTTTCCAAGCCCTATGAGATTGAGCTATGCCTGCTGCACAATCCACCTCCTGCAGGATCTTCAATGGAATGGAAGGTTAAGAAGGTGCAGATCCCTCCTGACACGAAGATAAGCACCTACTCGTGGATGACTGACGCCGTCTTCCCCATTGGTACATGCTTGTGCTGGGTCGACAACTACCAGGGCATGCTGGCCATTGATGTCCTCACTGACAGCAACAGCAACCCAGATCATCAGCAATGCCTCCGTTGCATCCCTCTGCCTAAAAAAGCTTTGAAGTCTCAGCGCCTGTACAAGGATGCAGGCGAACCTGATCCGTTGCGCTCTGTTTGTGTCACTGACACTGGCATCATTAAGCTCGTCTGTATTCTTACCGAATGTCCTACTTTCACCATAAAAGCATGGACTTTGGATGACATCCATGAAGGCAGATGGACAATGGATCTCAGCAACACCATGGGAGCAGAGGAGTTCTTCCGTCTTCTTGGGACTGGCCACAGTTGCCTTCCACAGGTACAGCCAAGTTTTCCTTTGGTTAGCTTGGTTGATCCAGATGTTATCTGCTTCCTGCTCAAGGACAAGGACCGTGGCCTTTTCTGGATGATTTATGTCAACATGAAGTACAAGAAGCTGCTGTCAAGCGCCCTCTATATCAGTGAACAGGAAGAAGAAGATGGATACCCCCCTAAAAGGGGCCGCAGGAACAATTTCTTTGGTCATTGCTTCATCCGCAGCAAGTTCTCCTCTTACTTGAGTGAGAATGCCATCACAAG TCGGGACCTAAGTGAAAAGATGCAGAAGACAAAAGAGGCTAGAGTGACGCAGAAGAGTTGA